In Papaver somniferum cultivar HN1 chromosome 1, ASM357369v1, whole genome shotgun sequence, a genomic segment contains:
- the LOC113290688 gene encoding cysteine-rich receptor-like protein kinase 10, whose translation MGSLGCFSGNYCIIIILMFISAYHDRIIITAQAEEPTPTYSPWSFCLGTNYTANSTYRTNLNILLSSLSTTFTNNDTIPQYGYRNITIGANPDTVYGSLHCREDIAPSICSVCAQLATVTVMQDSGCPNKKTVTMFYNGCVLRYSNENYFSILNQEPSITLTSPHSIVTDQSRFADVVTGLLDDLVVEAITNTSISPSLYASRSANYTMFKNVYAMVQCTPDLTPSSCNRCLRSALGKLSTTTITNKEGARVLFPSCTFRFESGPFYGNYMYATRASPPTPQSQSDTTNSNRTDSSKLVISIAIPLVIALLLSSIVVWWFCFHKRKKMNNKYFAPEMDQDIQSAESLQFNFNVICDATNNFAEANKLGEGGFGPVYKGILSDGQEIAVKRLSKSSGQGDQEFKNEVLLLAKLQHRNLVRLLGFCLHGQEKLLVYELMDASLDHIIFDAVKRTHLDWERRYKIVGGIARGLLYLHEDSRVRIIHRDLKNSNILLATDMTPKISDFGMARLFVVDQTQDNTSRIVGTFGYMAPEYALHGCFSVKSDVFSFGVLVLEILSGKKNTSFYESVAGGAQDLLTYAWRHWQNGSTMELLDPSFQENCSRNEFMRCVHIALLCVQDSVADRPTMASVILMLNSNSMTLTLPKRPAYAIEEAWSVN comes from the exons ATGGGTTCATTGGGTTGTTTCTCTGGTAATTACTGCATTATCATCATTTTGATGTTCATATCAGCTTACCATGATCGAATAATAATAACTGCACAGGCTGAAGAACCTACTCCAACTTATTCACCTTGGAGTTTCTGTTTGGGTACGAATTACACGGCCAACAGTACATATCGAACCAATCTCAATATCTTACTCTCTTCTCTCTCAACTACATTCACAAACAACGACACAATCCCTCAGTATGGTTACCGTAATATTACAATAGGAGCAAACCCGGATACTGTTTACGGATCATTACACTGTCGAGAGGATATAGCACCGTCTATATGTTCAGTATGTGCTCAACTTGCAACTGTGACAGTTATGCAAGATTCGGGGTGTCCAAATAAGAAAACAGTTACCATGTTCTACAATGGATGTGTTTTGAGGTATTCAAATGAGAATTACTTCTCAATCTTGAATCAAGAACCATCAATTACATTAACAAGTCCTCATAGCATCGTAACAGACCAAAGTCGATTTGCAGACGTAGTAACTGGATTACTAGATGATTTAGTGGTGGAAGCTATTACTAATACTTCTATTAGTCCTTCTTTATATGCTTCTCGTTCTGCAAATTACACAATGTTTAAAAATGTTTATGCAATGGTTCAGTGTACACCAGATTTGACACCAAGTTCATGTAATAGATGTCTTAGATCGGCACTTGGGAAATTATCTACTACTACTATTACTAATAAAGAAGGGGCAAGAGTTCTTTTTCCAAGCTGTACTTTCAGATTTGAGTCTGGGCCTTTTTACGGGAATTATATGTATGCAACTCGAGCATCACCGCCAACTCCTCAATCGCAGTCGGATACAACTAATT CAAATCGGACGGATTCATCAAAGCTTGTTATTAGCATCGCCATTCCGTTGGTAATTGCACTACTACTATCCTCCATTGTTGTTTGGTGGTTCTgtttccataaaagaaagaagatgaataacAAATATTTTG CGCCAGAGATGGACCAAGATATTCAAAGTGCAGAATCATTACAGTTCAATTTCAATGTGATATGTGATGCAACTAATAATTTCGCCGAGGCTAATAAGCTCGGAGAAGGTGGGTTCGGCCCTGTTTACAAG GGTATACTAAGTGATGGACAAGAAATAGCTGTGAAAAGACTTTCTAAAAGTTCAGGTCAAGGTGATCAGGAATTTAAGAATGAAGTCTTGTTATTGGCTAAACTTCAGCATAGAAATCTTGTAAGACTGTTAGGTTTTTGTTTACACGGACAAGAGAAACTACTTGTGTACGAGTTAATGGATGCAAGTCTCGATCATATCATATTTG ATGCTGTGAAACGGACACATTTGGACTGGGAAAGACGATACAAGATTGTTGGAGGAATTGCTCGAGGTCTTCTGTATCTTCATGAGGATTCTCGAGTCAGGATTATTCATCGAGATCTCAAGAATAGTAATATATTATTAGCCACGGATATGACTCCAAAAATTTCAGATTTTGGCATGGCTAGACTTTTTGTGGTAGATCAAACTCAAGATAACACAAGCAGAATAGTTGGAACATT TGGATATATGGCTCCGGAGTATGCATTACATGGATGTTTTTCCGTAAAATCAGACGTTTTCAGTTTTGGTGTCTTAGTTCTGGAGATTCTTAGCGGAAAGAAGAACACTTCGTTTTATGAATCCGTAGCAGGTGGTGCACAAGATCTTCTGACTTAT GCATGGAGACATTGGCAAAATGGTTCAACCATGGAACTATTAGATCCAAGTTTTCAAGAGAATTGTTCGAGAAATGAATTTATGAGATGTGTCCACATTGCCCTACTATGTGTGCAAGACAGTGTTGCAGATAGACCGACGATGGCCTCGGTTATTCTAATGCTTAATAGTAACTCCATGACTCTCACACTACCTAAAAGGCCTGCGTATGCAATTGAAGAGGCGTGGAGTGTAAATTAG